The genomic window ATGGTGTCACCGACCTTGGACTGGCGGACGTCCTTCACACCGGTGATGAGGTAGCCGACCTCGCCGACGCCGAGACCGTCGGCCGGGAGCATCTCCGGGGAGTTGGTGCCGATCTCCAGCAGCTCGTGCGTGGCGCCGGTGGACATCATCCTGATGCGCTCGCGCTTGTTCAGCTGGCCGTCGATGACTCGTACGTAGGTGACGACGCCGCGGTAGGAGTCGTAGACGGAGTCGAAGATCATCGCGCGGGCGGGGGCGTCCTTGACACCGACCGGTGCGGGAACGTCCTTGACGACGCGGTCGAGCAGCGCCTCCACCCCCAGGCCCGTCTTGGCCGAGACCTTGAGCACGTCGGAGGGGTCGCAGCCGATGAGGTTCGCGAGCTCCTCGGAGAACTTCTCGGGCTGCGCGGCCGGCAGGTCGATCTTGTTGAGGACCGGGACGATGGTGAGGTCGTTCTCCATCGCGAGATAGAGGTTGGCCAGCGTCTGCGCCTCGATGCCCTGGGCGGCGTCCACCAGCAGGACCGTGCCCTCGCAGGCGGCGAGCGAGCGCGACACCTCGTAGGTGAAGTCGACGTGCCCCGGGGTGTCGATCATGTTGAGGATGTGGGTGCTGCCCTGACCCTCGCCCGTGGTGGGCGCCCACGGCAGACGAACCGCCTGGGACTTGATCGTGATGCCGCGCTCACGCTCGATGTCCATACGGTCGAGGTACTGAGCGCGCATCTGCCGCTGCTCGACCACGCCGGTCAGCTGGAGCATCCGGTCGGCAAGCGTGGACTTGCCGTGGTCGATGTGCGCGATGATGCAGAAGTTGCGGATCAGCGCCGGGTCGGTACGGCTCGGCTCGGGCACATGCATAGGGGTCGCGGGCACGCAGGGTCCTGATTCTTGAGCGCCGGGCGCTCGTGTCTCGGGTCGATGTCGGACGTGTCGGATCGATACGCAGCCTCCATGGTCCCACGCCTGCGGGGCTGCGCCCGGTTTGGGCCGGTCGCACGGCGGCTGGTAGCCTGGGCAGCTGTGTCTCTTGCCCTCTCAGCCTGAGACACACCCCTGGAAAAACATCGAACCTGAAAAGGCTCTTTCGTGGCGAACATCAAGTCCCAGATCAAGCGGAACAAGACGAACGAGAAGGCGCGCCTGCGTAACAAGGCCGTCAAGTCCTCGCTCAAGACCGCGATCCGCAAGGCCCGTGAGGCTGCCGCCGCGGGTGACGTCGAGAAGGCCACCGTGGCCGCTCGCGAGGCGTCCCGCAAGCTCGACAAGGCTGTCTCGAAGGGTGTCATCCACAAGAACGCCGCCGCCAACAAGAAGTCGGCGCTGGCGTCCAAGGTTGCCTCCCTCCAGGGCTGAGCACTCCTTGAAGTACCCCGGCGAAATCCCCACTCGGGATGACGCGCCGGACGACTTGATCGCCGGAACGGACCAGGCGGGCCCTCTCTTCCGCCCCTGACCGGCACCCCCGGGTCTGCACGCGGCCTGCGTTCGCCACGCGGGTGCGGACCCCCTGCTCTACCCGAAGGCCCCGCCTCCGTCCTTCCCCAGGACGTCGGGCGGGGCCTTCGGCGTGCACGGGGAACCGTGCACGGGAGCCGATTACGGAGCTGGGGTCCGGACGGGGCATTGACGGGGTCGGGACGAGGTCGGGACGGGGTCAGTCGCGGGCGGCGACCGGGGCCTCGGCCAGAGGACCGGCCCCGGTCACGGGCGCGCTTGGCGCGGCGGCACGGACGCCCACCCTCGTACAGGGCCGCACTCGGACGTACTCAGGCGCACTCGGGCGTACTCGGGCGTCCGGCAACGCCGCGAAGCGCCGTGCCGGGCGTCGCGAGCCGGTGAGCCTTTCCGGTCAGGGCACTAGCGCTGGCCGTGTCGGGAGCGGGCCGCGTGGGCGATCGTGACCACGGCCTTCTCCAGCGCGTACTCCGGATCGTCCCCGCCGCCCTTGACGCCCGCGTCCGCCTCGGCCACCGCCCGCAGGGCGATAGCCACCCCGTCCGGTGTCCAGCCGCGCATCTGCTGCCGCACCCGGTCGATCTTCCACGGCGGCATGCCCAGCTCACGCGCAAGATCGGCGGGCCGCCCGCCCCGTGCGGAGGAGAGCTTGCCGATCGCCCGCACCCCCTGGGCCAGCGCGCTGGTGATCAGCACCGGAGCGACGCCCGTCGACAGGGACCACCTCAGCGCCTCCAGCGCCTCCGCTGTACGCCCCTCCACCGCCCGGTCGGCGACGGTGAAACTGGAGGCTTCCGCGCGCCCCGTGTAGTACCGCCCGACGACCGCCTCGTCGATCGTCCCGTCCACGTCCGCGACGAGCTGCGACACCGCGCTCGCCAGCTCCCGCAGATCACTGCCGATGGAGTCGACCAGCGCCTGGCATGCTTCCGGCGTCGCCGACCGCCCCAGCGCCCGGAACTCGGACCGCACGAACGTCAGCCGCTCAGCCGGCTTCGTCGTCTTGGGACATGCCACCTCGCGCGCGCCCGCCTTGCGCGCCGCGTCCAGCAGGCCCTTCCCCTTCGCCCCGCCGGCGTGCAGCAGGACCAGGGTGATCTCATCGGCGGGCGCTTCGACGTACGCCTTGATGTCCTTGACCGTGTCGGCGGACAGATCGTGCGCGTTGCGCACCACGACGACCTTGCGCTCCGCGAAGAGCGAGGGGCTCGTCAGCTCGGCGAGCGTGCCCGGCTGGAGCTGGTCCGGGGCGAGGTCGCGCACATCCGTGTCCGCGTCCGCGGCCCTCGCCGCCTCCACGACCTGCCGCACGGCGCGGTCCAGCAGCAGATCCTCCTGGCCCACGGCGAGCGTGACGGGGGCGAGGGGGTCGTCGTTGGTGTTCTTCCTGGTGGCCATCGCGGTCCAGCATCGCACGGGGCACGGACACCGGCCGCACCCCCGCGGGCAGGGCTACGGCTTCTCCCGCCAGCCGTCCCAGTCCGCGACGAGCTCGTCCAGCGCGGCCGCGTCCAGCCGGCCCTCCGGATCCTCGACGACCACCAGCCACTGGGCGTCCTCGGCGTCGTCCTCACCCGCCAGCGCGTCCCGGACCAGCCGAGGCTCGTCGGCCACGGCGAACCGGTCCCCCACGGTCTTGGCCACCTCCTCCGCGGCCTCGCGGTCGGGCAGCACCAGCACATGTCTCACATCGTCCACCGCCACATTGTGCCGTCCTCCGGGACCCCTCAGGCACTCGGCCGGCGGACCTCCGGAACCCGGTCGAGCACCACTCCGAAGTGGTCCCGGTAGGCGGCCAGCACCTCCGCGTCGTCTCCGAGCCGCCGCTCCTTCCTCTCCCCGTGCACCGTCGTGACCAGCTTCCGTCCGGTAAGGGTGACCCGCCCTTCCCCGGTGAGCCGGGAGCAGACGAGGGACTGGGTGAAGTGGGAGGCGGGCGACGTGCGGTGGTACCAGGCACCGACCTCGAAGTCCGCCAGCACCCGCGGCCGCAGGTCCACCCGGAACTGCGGTTTGCCGTCCCGCAGCACGTCGACATCGCCCCCGGGCGCCTCGGTCAGCCGGAACGTACCCGCCGGGTCGCTCTGCTCGCCCCGCTCCTCCAGCAGGAGA from Streptomyces sp. FIT100 includes these protein-coding regions:
- the rpsT gene encoding 30S ribosomal protein S20; amino-acid sequence: MANIKSQIKRNKTNEKARLRNKAVKSSLKTAIRKAREAAAAGDVEKATVAAREASRKLDKAVSKGVIHKNAAANKKSALASKVASLQG
- the holA gene encoding DNA polymerase III subunit delta, producing the protein MATRKNTNDDPLAPVTLAVGQEDLLLDRAVRQVVEAARAADADTDVRDLAPDQLQPGTLAELTSPSLFAERKVVVVRNAHDLSADTVKDIKAYVEAPADEITLVLLHAGGAKGKGLLDAARKAGAREVACPKTTKPAERLTFVRSEFRALGRSATPEACQALVDSIGSDLRELASAVSQLVADVDGTIDEAVVGRYYTGRAEASSFTVADRAVEGRTAEALEALRWSLSTGVAPVLITSALAQGVRAIGKLSSARGGRPADLARELGMPPWKIDRVRQQMRGWTPDGVAIALRAVAEADAGVKGGGDDPEYALEKAVVTIAHAARSRHGQR